Genomic window (Chthonomonas sp.):
TGCCTCGTTCGACTTAATGTATCTGCCGGACGGGCTTGGGCGAGTGAATCGCTACGATCCGGTGAACCAGGTGCATTTGGGCGGTCTGAACCTGATTGTGAACACCAGACATGTGGGTGGGCACGTCGATTCGCCGTTCCTAATTGGTGATCTGGGCAACACGACGATCTACGACTCTGTTACGGGCGGAGCACTCAACAACTTCGCCACCACGACTTCCGGCCATTATTCGCACACAACTGGCGATAAGTTTTATGGCGTCTTCGGCAGCAACATCCGCCAATTTACGGTAAGCACGCGATCGAGCACGCTAATCACCACTGCATTTGCGCCCCTCTCTCTAGCGGCTTTACCGACGGGTGAGGCAGTTGTTATCGGGATCAATGGCGGCGGGGATTTGGCTTGCTTGGTTTACAACGTGGCGGGCACCCTGCTGAGCAACACTACCTTGATCTCGGCCGCGAGCCTTGACCCCGGGGGACCCGACATTGGCTCGGCTGCCGTCGTAAGCCAATCCAATTCAACATCTGTGGTCTTCGGTTATCGCGCGACCACAAGCTACCGGTTATTGCGTGCCAATTTTTCGGGCACGGGGATCACTTCTATCGTGACCCTCGGAACTGCTACTGCGTTCAGCACCACGGCGCAGGTGGCCGTCCTCGGCGGTCACGGCGGCACGGTGTGGATGGTCGGTGCCGATGGCGGGGTGGCCGCCGCCACCAGGATCCAGGGCTACGTCCTTTCTGGCTCGACTGGCATTAGCAACGTGACGAATGTGGTGACGTCCGCCTTCTCGGTCCCGTCCGCGGGTGCATGGTCGGCGACCAACATCGTCGCTCCTGAACCAAACTCGTTGCTCGCTCTGGGCGCCGCGGCTCTGCTGTTGCGCCGCCGCGCGAAGCGCTAACGCCAAAAAACTCCCCTTCGCTTCTTGGCGAAGGGGAGTTTTTTTTGTGCCGGACCTAGTGGTGGTCCTCCTCGTGGTGATGGTGCTCCTTCTCGTACGCCTGAATGAGCGCCTGGGCCTCGTTGGCGGGCAGCTCTTCGTAGTGCGTCACCGCTTGCGAGAAGCGTCCACGACCCTTGGTGATGGAGCGCAGGTCGAGCGCATAGCGCATCATCGTCGCCATGGGCACGTGCGCATGCACCACGGTGCGTCCACTTTCGTTGGTCTCCATGCCGAGCATGTGACCGCGCCGCGTGTTGAGATCGCCGATGACGTCGCCCACCGCATCTTCGCCGACTTCGATTTTCACATCGAGAATTGGCTCCATGATGACCGGCTGGGCATTGGCGGCCGCACTCTTAAAGGCCATCGCGGCGGCGATTTTGAACGCCATTTCGCTCGAATCCACGTCGTGGTAGCTACCGTCGTACACGGTCGCCTTGATATCCACGACGGGATAGCCGGCCAGGAATCCCTTGACCATCGTCTCGTGCACGCCCTTCTCCACCGCGGGGATGAAGTTCTTGGGGATGGATCCGCCGACCACCTTGTTTTCGAAGGTGAATCCTTGGCCACGGGCGAGCGGTTCGAGTTCCAGCCAGCAGTCGCCGAATTGACCCTTGCCGCCCGTTTGGCGTTTGTGCCGCCCTTGAGCTTTCGCTTTACCACGAATGGTTTCGAGGTACGGAACCTTGGCGTCGTGGGTTGTGACGCTCACGCCGAAGCGCGTCTTGAGCTTCTCGATCGCGACTTCCAGATGGATGTCGCCCATGCCCATGAGCACCTCTTGGTGAAGCGCGGCATCACGCTCGTAGCGCAGGGTCGGGTCTTCTTCGAGCAGGCGACTAATCGCGGGCCCGAGCTTGTCTTCGTCGGTTTTGCTGACCGGGCGGATCGCCACGCGGTAGATCGGCTCGGGGAAGTGAACCGGTTCCATCGCGATTTTGTCCTTGGCGGTGCTTAGCGTGTCGCCCGTGAGCGTGTGCTGCAATTTGGCCACGGCGCAGATATCGCCCGCCGTAATCTCCTGCACGTTCTCTTGGGTTTTGCCGTGCGGGAAGAAGAGGTTGTGCAGCTTTTCTTCCTTTTCGGACCGCGCGTTGTAACCCATTTGATCCTGCTTGAGGGTGCCGCTGAAGATGCGCAGATAGTTGATGCGCCCCACGTAGGGGTCGGCGGTGGTCTTGAAGCAGAACGCCGACAGCGGGCCGCTGGGATCGGGATCAAGCTCGACCTCCTTGTGCATGCGCGGCACTTCGACCGGGCTCGGCAACTCGCCGATGATGCGATCGAGCAACGTAGCGACACCGATTCCGCTCGCCGCGCTGCCCAAAAGCATGGGCACCACGCGTCCGGTTTCGGTCCCGACCAATAGGCCGTGCTCGACCTCGGCTTCGGACAGTTCCTCGCCTTCGAGGTACTTCATTGCCAGATCGTCATCGCCCTCGGCGGCGGCGTCCATCATTTTTTCGCGGCGCTCGGCGGCGGCATCGGAGTATCCGGCGGGGATTTCTTCAATCTCGACGCCGCGATCTTTGCCCTTATACACCTTCATGCTCAGCAGGTCGAGGACCCCGGCGAAGGCGGCCTGGTGCCCGATGGGAATTTGCACGCTGACGACTTTGCGACCGTAGCGGTTGTGCAGAGTTTCCAGCAGGCCTTCGTAGTCGCTGTTGTCGCGCTCGAGTTTGTTGACAAAAATGCAGCGCGCGAGACCGTGTTGCTCGGCCACTTCCCAGGCGAGCTCAAAGCCGACGTCGAGGTCGCGCTTGGCTTCGCACACGAGGATCATGGATTCGACGACACGCGCCACGGCGTGGAGTTCGCCGATGAAGTCGGGGTAGCCGGGCACGTCAATCAGATTGATCTTGTGCTCGTGCCATTCCAGCGGCACGATTGTGGCGCTGACGGAGATTTTCCGGCGGACCTCCAGCGGGTCGAAGTCGGACTGGGTGTTGCCGCCCTCGACGGTGCCCAGGCGGTCGGTCATTCCGGCGGTGTAGAGCAAGTGCTCGATCAGCATGGTCTTGCCTGCGCCGCCGTGGCCAACAATGGCCACGTTTCGTATCTTGTCCGGAGTGTATTTTTTCATGTCGTGTTTACCTCTTCGTAAACTCAAGCGGGCCCGCCCGGACAGTTGGTCCAGGGCGAGCCCGCTCGTTCAATGGGGAGTCGTGTACGCATCTGCGTTCTCCTGATTTCTACAATACACGCATTTTTGAAAAATGCGTTGGCGGCGGTGCGAGGAAAGCGACTTGTACAAATGCTGGAATTTGAACTTCCCTCCACTTTGTGTAAACGAATCCTAAAAATTTGGGATATAGAAAAGGGACAGTTGGGAGTTTGTCTCAACTGCCGAGGTTATCGATATGACGAAGCTTTCTCTGAGCACACTTGCTCTGGCCGCCGTTGCAGTAGCATCCGCACAGCCAGTTTATGAC
Coding sequences:
- a CDS encoding elongation factor G codes for the protein MAIVGHGGAGKTMLIEHLLYTAGMTDRLGTVEGGNTQSDFDPLEVRRKISVSATIVPLEWHEHKINLIDVPGYPDFIGELHAVARVVESMILVCEAKRDLDVGFELAWEVAEQHGLARCIFVNKLERDNSDYEGLLETLHNRYGRKVVSVQIPIGHQAAFAGVLDLLSMKVYKGKDRGVEIEEIPAGYSDAAAERREKMMDAAAEGDDDLAMKYLEGEELSEAEVEHGLLVGTETGRVVPMLLGSAASGIGVATLLDRIIGELPSPVEVPRMHKEVELDPDPSGPLSAFCFKTTADPYVGRINYLRIFSGTLKQDQMGYNARSEKEEKLHNLFFPHGKTQENVQEITAGDICAVAKLQHTLTGDTLSTAKDKIAMEPVHFPEPIYRVAIRPVSKTDEDKLGPAISRLLEEDPTLRYERDAALHQEVLMGMGDIHLEVAIEKLKTRFGVSVTTHDAKVPYLETIRGKAKAQGRHKRQTGGKGQFGDCWLELEPLARGQGFTFENKVVGGSIPKNFIPAVEKGVHETMVKGFLAGYPVVDIKATVYDGSYHDVDSSEMAFKIAAAMAFKSAAANAQPVIMEPILDVKIEVGEDAVGDVIGDLNTRRGHMLGMETNESGRTVVHAHVPMATMMRYALDLRSITKGRGRFSQAVTHYEELPANEAQALIQAYEKEHHHHEEDHH